A region from the Actinomycetes bacterium genome encodes:
- the ispG gene encoding flavodoxin-dependent (E)-4-hydroxy-3-methylbut-2-enyl-diphosphate synthase — MSVNLGMPQAPVRPLAPRRVSRQLLLKHPTHPVAVGGDAPVSVQSMTTTLTADVNATLQQIAELTTAGCQVVRVAVPSQDDADALPDIARKSGIPVIADIHFQPKYVFAAIDAGCAGVRVNPGNIKAFDDKVGEIARAAADAGTPIRIGVNAGSLDPRLLAKYGRATPQALAESALWEASLFEEHGFRDLKISVKHHDPVVMIQAYRLLASSCDYPLHLGVTEAGPAFQGTIKSAVAFGALLAEGIGDTIRVSLSAPPVEEVKVGLQILESLGLRERGLEIVSCPSCGRAQVDVYTLAEQVTAGLEGLKVPLRVAVMGCVVNGPGEAREADLGVASGNGKG; from the coding sequence ATGAGCGTGAACCTCGGAATGCCGCAGGCTCCGGTGCGGCCGCTCGCACCGCGCCGGGTCTCCCGTCAGCTGCTGCTGAAGCACCCGACGCACCCGGTCGCGGTCGGCGGGGACGCGCCGGTGTCGGTGCAGTCGATGACCACGACGCTGACCGCCGACGTCAACGCCACCCTGCAGCAGATCGCCGAGCTGACGACGGCCGGCTGCCAGGTGGTGCGGGTCGCGGTGCCCAGCCAGGATGACGCGGATGCGCTGCCGGACATCGCCAGGAAGTCCGGCATCCCGGTGATCGCTGACATCCACTTCCAGCCCAAGTACGTGTTCGCCGCGATCGACGCCGGCTGCGCCGGGGTGCGGGTGAACCCGGGCAACATCAAGGCCTTCGACGACAAGGTGGGCGAGATCGCTCGAGCCGCCGCCGACGCCGGGACGCCGATCCGGATCGGCGTCAACGCCGGCTCGCTGGACCCGCGGCTGCTGGCCAAGTACGGCCGGGCCACCCCGCAGGCGCTGGCCGAGTCCGCGCTGTGGGAGGCGTCGCTGTTCGAGGAACACGGCTTCCGCGACCTCAAGATCTCGGTCAAGCACCACGACCCGGTCGTGATGATCCAGGCCTACCGGCTGCTCGCATCGTCCTGCGACTACCCGCTGCATCTGGGCGTCACCGAGGCTGGGCCGGCCTTCCAGGGCACCATCAAGTCCGCGGTGGCCTTCGGCGCGCTGCTGGCCGAGGGCATCGGCGACACCATCCGGGTCTCGCTGTCCGCGCCGCCCGTCGAGGAGGTCAAGGTCGGGCTGCAGATCCTGGAGTCGCTCGGGCTGCGGGAGCGCGGCCTGGAGATCGTGTCCTGCCCGTCCTGCGGGCGGGCGCAGGTCGACGTCTACACCCTCGCCGAGCAGGTGACCGCCGGCCTGGAGGGGTTGAAGGTCCCGCTGCGGGTCGCGGTCATGGGCTGCGTGGTCAACGGGCCGGGAGAGGCCCGCGAGGCCGACCTCGGGGTGGCGTCCGGCAACGGCAAGGGC